In one Chryseobacterium camelliae genomic region, the following are encoded:
- a CDS encoding glucosaminidase domain-containing protein, which translates to MKRLFLLISLLVLSKFSAQTWATEDQYIQKFAKYAVEEMEKYKIPASITLAQGLLETGGGQSRLAQEGKNHFGIKCKEDWTGKTMKHTDDAPNECFRVYDDPKQSYEDHSIFLATRKYYTSLFKLDMKDYKAWATGLKKAGYATNPRYASILIGKIEKYKLYEFDDTNSREVLFAVLKMYPALKDDRTFMAQLDPSKAVKKAKDPVTLEVPYRPTSYAQQQKRVEKIKTKTEILNSILIKSHPNDGLKYIIIPEDTNVKFIANKFKVSESKLLKWNELESDVLHKNDIVFLEAKNSDGNTATYKVESGEDMHDIAQKFGIKLNKLYAKNRMDEGQKPTAGQLIYLIDKKPRN; encoded by the coding sequence ATGAAAAGACTTTTCTTACTAATTAGCCTTTTAGTTTTATCAAAATTCTCAGCTCAGACCTGGGCAACTGAAGATCAATACATCCAGAAATTTGCAAAATATGCAGTAGAAGAGATGGAAAAATACAAAATTCCGGCTTCTATCACCCTTGCACAAGGACTTTTGGAAACCGGCGGCGGACAAAGCCGATTGGCTCAGGAAGGGAAAAATCACTTCGGAATAAAATGTAAGGAAGATTGGACGGGAAAAACAATGAAGCATACCGATGATGCTCCTAATGAGTGTTTTCGTGTATATGATGATCCTAAACAATCTTACGAAGACCATTCTATATTTTTAGCAACGAGAAAATATTACACCAGTCTTTTCAAATTGGACATGAAGGATTACAAAGCTTGGGCAACCGGTTTGAAAAAAGCGGGTTACGCTACAAATCCTCGTTATGCTTCTATCCTGATTGGTAAAATCGAAAAATACAAGCTGTACGAATTTGATGATACCAATTCCAGGGAAGTTTTGTTTGCCGTGCTGAAAATGTATCCGGCTTTGAAAGATGACCGTACTTTTATGGCACAACTGGATCCGTCAAAAGCAGTCAAAAAGGCAAAAGATCCGGTAACCCTGGAAGTTCCGTACAGGCCGACTTCGTATGCTCAGCAACAGAAAAGAGTGGAAAAAATTAAAACAAAAACTGAAATTCTTAATTCTATTTTAATTAAGAGCCATCCGAATGATGGTTTAAAATATATTATTATTCCGGAAGATACCAATGTAAAATTCATTGCCAATAAATTTAAAGTAAGCGAAAGCAAACTTCTGAAATGGAATGAGCTGGAAAGTGATGTTTTACATAAAAACGATATTGTTTTCCTTGAAGCTAAAAATTCTGACGGAAATACTGCTACTTACAAGGTAGAATCAGGAGAAGATATGCACGATATCGCTCAAAAATTCGGAATTAAATTAAATAAATTATACGCAAAAAACAGAATGGATGAAGGACAAAAACCTACAGCCGGACAATTGATTTATTTAATTGATAAAAAACCCAGAAATTAA
- a CDS encoding 1-aminocyclopropane-1-carboxylate deaminase/D-cysteine desulfhydrase: MKLPEIHIPIVEISLNKNVKLFMKREDLIDSQISGNKYWKLFFNINQYLEKNPKNPHIITFGGAFSNHIAAVSAVGKSAAILSLGIIRGEELQDKWRDNPTLAFAEKNGMVLRFVTREEYRDKEKLTESLQKEFPEALLVPEGGTNEEAVNGIRMMLNNETKDFDYLCTAVGTGGTIAGISKFCENHQNVIGFKVVNDSSLEKKIFELTLKTNFNLIDSSFGGYGKIKDENIRFINDFKKRYGIPLEPIYTGKMMQKVIELIDENYFPENSRILCFHTGGLQGIEGANLLLQKQNRNLII, translated from the coding sequence ATGAAGCTTCCTGAAATTCATATTCCCATTGTTGAGATTTCTCTCAATAAAAATGTGAAACTCTTTATGAAAAGAGAAGATCTTATTGACTCTCAGATTTCAGGAAATAAATATTGGAAACTTTTCTTTAATATCAACCAATATTTGGAAAAAAATCCTAAAAATCCTCACATAATAACTTTTGGTGGGGCTTTTTCCAATCATATTGCTGCGGTTTCTGCGGTAGGAAAATCGGCTGCTATTCTTTCTTTGGGAATCATAAGAGGAGAGGAGCTGCAGGACAAATGGCGTGATAATCCTACATTAGCCTTTGCTGAGAAGAATGGAATGGTTTTAAGGTTTGTTACCCGCGAAGAATACCGTGATAAAGAAAAATTGACCGAATCTTTACAGAAAGAGTTTCCCGAAGCTTTGCTTGTTCCGGAAGGAGGAACCAATGAAGAGGCTGTAAACGGGATAAGAATGATGCTGAATAACGAAACAAAAGATTTTGATTATCTTTGCACCGCAGTGGGAACGGGAGGAACCATTGCCGGAATTTCAAAATTCTGCGAAAATCATCAGAATGTCATCGGTTTTAAAGTGGTTAATGATTCTTCACTGGAAAAAAAGATATTCGAATTAACCTTGAAAACAAATTTTAATCTAATAGATTCAAGTTTTGGAGGCTATGGTAAAATAAAAGATGAAAACATCCGTTTTATCAATGATTTTAAAAAGAGATACGGAATTCCTTTGGAACCGATATATACAGGGAAAATGATGCAGAAAGTTATTGAACTGATTGATGAAAATTATTTTCCTGAAAACAGCAGGATTTTGTGCTTTCATACCGGTGGATTACAGGGAATTGAAGGAGCAAATCTGTTGTTACAGAAACAGAATAGAAATTTAATTATATAA
- a CDS encoding DUF4136 domain-containing protein, with translation MKKYIFILLASAALGLTSCSPFQVRSDYAETANFTSYKTYKIRIDDLKLNDIDKDRVLNELSRQLQSKGLQSGENPDLIVNVKANHKKITDITNNSPYGMYGWGGPFGWGVGMSRTWTSNYNEGAIIVDLIDSKSNKLVWQGIGSGISVDSPKAKQRQIPEIMAEIMKNYPPQK, from the coding sequence ATGAAAAAATATATTTTTATTTTGTTAGCCTCGGCTGCTTTGGGATTAACATCGTGCAGCCCATTCCAAGTACGTTCTGATTATGCCGAAACTGCCAACTTCACTTCTTATAAAACTTACAAAATAAGAATTGACGATCTGAAGCTGAATGATATCGATAAAGACCGAGTTTTGAATGAATTATCAAGACAACTTCAAAGTAAAGGCCTTCAGTCAGGAGAAAATCCCGATTTAATCGTAAATGTAAAAGCGAATCACAAAAAGATCACAGATATCACCAACAATTCTCCATACGGAATGTATGGTTGGGGAGGACCTTTCGGTTGGGGAGTCGGAATGAGCAGAACCTGGACCAGCAATTATAATGAAGGAGCCATTATCGTAGATCTGATCGATTCAAAATCAAATAAATTGGTTTGGCAGGGAATCGGAAGCGGAATTTCAGTAGATTCTCCAAAAGCTAAACAAAGACAGATTCCGGAAATTATGGCGGAAATCATGAAAAATTACCCCCCACAAAAATAA
- a CDS encoding endonuclease, whose translation MKKTLFFLGFACLVNAQAPAGYYNSANGLTGASLKTALSNIITNGHQDKGYSGLWTGYKTTDIDKNYENDGSILDIYSENPTGTDPYKYTPGTNQCGTYSVEGNCYNREHIVPQSFFNEASPMVSDIHFIRATDGKVNGMRSNYPFGKVGTATFTSKNGSKLGNSTSSGYSGTVFEPINEFKGDVARMIFYFVTRYQSKLSTFSSGNMLGSSTYPGLQTWELNVLLAWHNQDPVSQAEINRNNASYTFQGNRNPFIDNPGYVDLIWGSQQPVTDTQAPTTVSGLTVSGTTASSISLTWNASTDNVGVTSYNVYMNGSLKTTVSSTSTTISGLSASTTYSFYIVAKDAAGNSSSNSSTVSGTTTGTVTPPTNCVNETFETIPTSSTSSYLTRTWTNGGITWTATDARTDQTISNKAITVRDGALTSSTSANGIGSLTVTTQLKFSGSNGTFNVKVNGVTVGTVPYSTTATTTTISNINTSGNVTISLVNNSASNRVAIDNLSLTCYGGTSRMANSASTLSKEGNTLQISQNPVSNQEIFVKGETESIQKAEIYNLQGKLIQTINQPFRSNRNSIKIKNLEQGIYILKLDATALKFIVK comes from the coding sequence ATGAAAAAAACTCTTTTCTTTCTGGGCTTTGCCTGTCTGGTAAACGCTCAAGCTCCTGCCGGATATTACAATTCTGCCAATGGACTCACCGGTGCCAGTCTCAAGACAGCATTAAGCAACATTATCACAAACGGTCATCAGGACAAAGGATACAGTGGTCTTTGGACCGGGTATAAAACTACGGATATTGATAAAAACTACGAAAATGACGGCTCTATTCTAGACATCTATTCTGAAAACCCAACCGGAACAGATCCTTATAAATACACTCCGGGAACCAACCAATGCGGTACTTATTCTGTAGAAGGAAACTGCTACAACAGAGAGCATATTGTTCCTCAAAGCTTCTTCAATGAGGCTTCTCCTATGGTTTCCGATATTCATTTCATCAGAGCTACGGACGGCAAAGTAAACGGGATGAGATCCAATTATCCTTTTGGGAAAGTAGGAACAGCCACATTTACCTCTAAAAACGGTTCTAAGCTTGGAAATTCTACTTCTTCCGGATATTCAGGAACGGTTTTTGAGCCTATTAATGAATTTAAAGGGGATGTCGCAAGAATGATTTTTTATTTTGTTACCCGTTATCAAAGCAAGCTTTCTACTTTCTCTTCAGGCAATATGTTGGGAAGTTCTACCTATCCGGGATTACAAACCTGGGAGCTTAATGTTTTACTGGCTTGGCATAATCAAGATCCTGTTTCTCAGGCTGAAATTAACAGAAATAATGCTTCCTATACTTTCCAGGGGAACAGAAATCCTTTTATTGACAATCCGGGATATGTCGATTTAATCTGGGGCTCCCAGCAACCTGTGACTGACACACAAGCTCCAACAACAGTTAGTGGATTAACGGTTTCAGGGACTACAGCAAGCAGTATTTCTCTTACCTGGAATGCTTCAACAGATAATGTAGGGGTGACTTCCTACAATGTTTATATGAACGGAAGTCTTAAAACTACAGTAAGTTCTACCTCAACAACCATATCCGGATTGTCAGCATCTACCACGTACAGCTTTTATATTGTAGCAAAAGATGCGGCAGGAAATTCTTCTTCCAACAGCTCAACCGTTTCTGGGACAACAACCGGAACTGTAACTCCTCCTACCAACTGTGTAAATGAAACATTTGAAACCATCCCTACCTCAAGTACCTCATCCTATTTAACCAGAACATGGACCAATGGCGGAATTACATGGACTGCAACCGATGCAAGAACAGACCAAACCATTTCTAATAAAGCCATTACCGTAAGAGACGGTGCATTAACATCAAGCACATCTGCCAATGGGATCGGTTCTTTAACTGTAACCACTCAACTGAAATTTTCAGGCAGCAACGGGACCTTCAATGTTAAGGTAAACGGTGTAACTGTAGGAACTGTTCCTTATAGCACAACGGCTACAACGACAACAATCAGCAATATCAATACTTCAGGAAATGTAACGATAAGTTTGGTAAATAACTCAGCCAGTAACCGAGTGGCCATTGATAATTTAAGCTTGACCTGCTATGGCGGAACTTCCAGAATGGCCAACAGCGCATCAACGTTATCAAAAGAAGGCAATACGTTACAGATCTCTCAGAATCCAGTTTCCAATCAGGAAATTTTTGTAAAAGGTGAAACGGAGAGTATTCAAAAAGCGGAAATTTATAATCTCCAGGGTAAATTAATACAAACCATTAATCAGCCTTTTAGAAGTAATAGAAATTCAATCAAAATTAAAAATCTCGAACAGGGAATTTATATTTTAAAACTGGATGCTACTGCGCTGAAGTTTATCGTGAAGTAA
- a CDS encoding NAD(P)-dependent alcohol dehydrogenase: MKAVRFFGHKDVRVVNDMEKPSPKGEEVLLKIGGAGVCHSDLHIIDEGTVGGTVFTLGHENAGWIEEVGESVKGYKKGDAVLVYGPWGCGHCKPCQQSKENYCDHQSEMAYGGGLGLNGGMADYMLVPSARLLVPIFDLEPVVAAPLTDAALTPYSAIKRSLPKLMADEFVVVIGVGGLGHVALQILREISGATIIACDVTEEKLSFAKELGAAYTINSKDADAAEQIQKITGIKKAKVILDFVGATSTIELGTKVVSLDGDLTIVGLGGGHYQYSMNGLPFGVSMTNPYWGSRTELMEVVGLARQKKIHIEIEKYKLDEANEVYERMRQGKIKGRAVLVP; encoded by the coding sequence ATGAAAGCAGTACGTTTTTTTGGACACAAAGATGTTCGTGTGGTAAACGATATGGAAAAACCAAGCCCGAAAGGTGAAGAAGTTTTGTTGAAGATTGGTGGAGCGGGAGTTTGTCATTCAGACTTGCATATTATTGATGAAGGTACGGTTGGAGGAACTGTTTTTACACTGGGCCATGAAAATGCAGGCTGGATTGAGGAAGTTGGTGAAAGTGTAAAAGGTTATAAAAAAGGGGATGCTGTGTTGGTGTACGGGCCATGGGGATGCGGACATTGTAAGCCATGTCAGCAATCAAAGGAAAATTATTGTGATCATCAGTCGGAGATGGCATATGGGGGAGGATTGGGTTTAAATGGCGGAATGGCAGATTATATGCTGGTTCCATCAGCGAGACTTTTGGTCCCTATTTTTGATTTGGAGCCGGTGGTTGCGGCTCCGTTAACAGATGCGGCTTTAACTCCGTATTCAGCAATAAAACGTTCTTTGCCTAAATTAATGGCTGATGAATTTGTTGTGGTAATCGGAGTGGGTGGTCTTGGTCACGTTGCTTTGCAGATTTTAAGAGAAATTAGCGGTGCAACCATTATTGCCTGTGATGTTACAGAAGAAAAACTGTCGTTTGCAAAAGAACTAGGAGCGGCCTATACGATCAATTCTAAAGATGCAGATGCAGCCGAACAAATTCAGAAAATTACCGGAATTAAAAAAGCAAAAGTAATTCTTGATTTTGTAGGAGCAACTTCCACGATTGAATTAGGAACTAAAGTCGTAAGTCTTGATGGTGATTTAACGATTGTCGGATTAGGAGGCGGACATTATCAATACAGCATGAACGGGCTTCCGTTTGGAGTAAGCATGACGAATCCTTATTGGGGATCAAGAACTGAGCTGATGGAAGTGGTTGGCTTGGCAAGACAAAAGAAAATTCATATAGAAATTGAAAAGTATAAGCTGGATGAAGCCAATGAAGTCTATGAAAGAATGCGACAGGGCAAAATAAAAGGCAGAGCTGTTTTGGTTCCTTAA
- the tssD gene encoding type VI secretion system tube protein TssD codes for MAANSRGILKFNGGEGQKLLKLNYSVSRSTDVSGRVASDPSNAIIKLTVEATEKSDILESLLNGKYKPTSGEITFNKSHEEGTLITLNWENGYVIQHEVDFDAVDENSMLISFTVSAEKINYGNSAYEGLWPSA; via the coding sequence ATGGCAGCAAATTCAAGAGGGATTTTAAAATTCAACGGAGGAGAAGGTCAAAAACTATTAAAGCTGAACTACAGCGTATCCAGATCTACAGATGTATCAGGTAGAGTAGCTTCAGATCCTTCCAACGCAATCATTAAACTTACTGTAGAAGCAACAGAAAAATCTGATATCCTGGAAAGCTTGCTGAACGGAAAATACAAGCCAACCAGCGGAGAAATTACTTTCAACAAATCTCACGAAGAAGGAACCTTGATTACTTTGAACTGGGAGAACGGATATGTTATTCAGCACGAAGTAGACTTTGATGCAGTAGACGAAAACTCTATGCTGATTAGCTTTACGGTAAGTGCAGAGAAGATCAATTATGGTAATTCTGCTTATGAAGGACTTTGGCCTTCAGCTTAA
- a CDS encoding CCC motif membrane protein has translation MNQQKLPNATAVLVLGIVSIVGCCCYGIVGVITGLIGLSLYKKDNALYQQNPDLYSDYNNLNTGRILCIIGLILSSLNLIANVVMIAMFGWEGMSDPQMIQERMRDMMGQ, from the coding sequence ATGAATCAACAAAAATTACCCAATGCTACGGCAGTACTTGTTTTAGGAATTGTATCAATTGTCGGGTGTTGCTGCTACGGAATAGTGGGAGTGATTACAGGACTTATAGGACTGTCTCTTTACAAAAAAGATAATGCGTTATATCAACAAAATCCGGATTTATATTCTGATTACAACAACTTAAATACGGGAAGGATATTATGTATTATCGGTCTTATTCTGAGTTCGTTAAACCTGATCGCTAATGTTGTCATGATTGCAATGTTTGGATGGGAAGGAATGTCGGATCCTCAGATGATTCAGGAAAGAATGAGAGATATGATGGGACAATAA
- a CDS encoding DUF2752 domain-containing protein yields the protein MKIEDFMLPCPSKKFLGIECFGCGAQRAIVMVFEGRFAEAFHMFPAVYTLLLFFGAVGINFIDKKRNYGNLIVFLAIINSIIMVIAYFYKHFFIYI from the coding sequence ATGAAAATCGAAGACTTTATGCTTCCTTGCCCCAGTAAAAAATTTCTAGGAATAGAATGTTTTGGCTGTGGTGCTCAAAGAGCAATTGTAATGGTTTTTGAAGGAAGATTTGCAGAGGCTTTTCATATGTTTCCGGCAGTATACACCTTGCTCCTTTTTTTTGGTGCGGTAGGCATCAACTTTATCGACAAGAAAAGAAACTATGGAAATCTGATTGTTTTTTTGGCGATTATTAATTCAATAATCATGGTGATTGCTTATTTTTACAAACATTTTTTTATTTATATATAA
- the namA gene encoding NADPH dehydrogenase NamA produces the protein MLYSPIQFRNVELRNRWVMSPMCMYSCENGLANDFHFVHYGSRAQGGTGLIIVEATGVEPRGRITNHCMGIWNDEQTEKLKKIVDFVHQNSESKIGIQLAHAGRKGSTWNNIQIPVEEGWETVAPSPIPYHPTERIPHVLTAAEIKEQVQHFKKAAKRALEAGFDVIEIHGAHGYLIHQFLSPLSNIRTDEYGGSFENRIRFLLEIVDAVNEELNESTALFVRISGTEYAENGWNIENSVELAKILKDHGVDLIDVSSGGNIHGAKISVFDGYQVPFASEVKNKAEVKTGAVGLITKIKQAEEILQKGDADLIFVAREILRNPYIAVQGSFEMNEESFFPHQYLRAKISS, from the coding sequence ATGTTATATTCACCAATACAATTTAGAAATGTAGAATTAAGAAATCGTTGGGTAATGTCACCAATGTGTATGTATTCTTGCGAAAACGGGTTAGCTAATGATTTCCATTTTGTGCATTACGGAAGTCGGGCACAGGGAGGAACAGGGCTTATCATCGTAGAAGCTACAGGAGTAGAACCTCGTGGAAGAATTACCAACCATTGCATGGGGATCTGGAATGATGAACAGACAGAAAAGCTGAAGAAAATTGTTGATTTTGTACATCAGAATTCTGAAAGTAAAATCGGGATTCAGCTTGCCCACGCTGGAAGAAAAGGTTCTACTTGGAATAATATTCAGATTCCTGTGGAAGAAGGATGGGAAACAGTGGCTCCAAGTCCTATTCCGTATCATCCAACAGAAAGAATTCCTCATGTTTTAACAGCAGCTGAAATTAAAGAACAGGTTCAGCATTTTAAAAAAGCAGCAAAAAGAGCTTTAGAAGCTGGTTTTGATGTTATTGAGATTCATGGAGCTCATGGTTATTTAATTCATCAGTTTTTGTCACCGCTTTCTAATATCAGAACAGATGAATATGGTGGAAGTTTCGAAAACAGAATCCGTTTTTTGCTGGAAATTGTAGATGCAGTGAATGAAGAATTGAATGAAAGTACAGCTTTGTTTGTAAGGATCTCCGGGACGGAATATGCTGAGAACGGCTGGAATATTGAAAATAGTGTAGAATTGGCAAAAATATTAAAAGATCATGGGGTAGATCTGATTGATGTTTCAAGCGGGGGAAATATTCATGGAGCTAAAATTTCTGTTTTTGACGGTTATCAGGTTCCCTTTGCATCAGAAGTAAAAAATAAGGCAGAAGTAAAAACCGGAGCGGTAGGTTTGATCACTAAAATAAAACAAGCCGAAGAGATCCTGCAAAAAGGAGACGCCGATCTTATATTTGTAGCGAGAGAAATTCTCAGAAATCCATATATTGCGGTGCAGGGATCATTTGAGATGAACGAAGAATCTTTTTTTCCGCATCAGTATTTGAGGGCGAAAATTTCTTCTTAA
- the cdd gene encoding cytidine deaminase has product MRKDIHIHYEHFKNGTELNEIEQELFEKAKLAREKAYAPYSNFFVGCAILLENGSIFSGSNQENAAFPSGLCAERTTLYWVSANFPNEKIKKIFIVGGPKEFSEKNPPIPPCGSCRQSIIEYETKQNENIDLYFANLNEETIKVHSIKDLLPFSFDGTFL; this is encoded by the coding sequence ATGAGAAAAGATATCCATATACATTATGAACATTTCAAAAACGGCACAGAACTGAATGAAATTGAACAGGAGCTGTTTGAAAAAGCTAAACTGGCAAGAGAAAAAGCATATGCTCCCTACTCGAATTTTTTTGTGGGATGTGCCATTCTTTTGGAAAACGGAAGCATCTTTTCGGGCAGCAATCAGGAAAATGCCGCTTTCCCTTCCGGTCTTTGCGCAGAAAGAACTACTCTTTACTGGGTTTCTGCCAATTTCCCGAATGAAAAAATAAAAAAAATATTCATAGTGGGTGGTCCAAAGGAATTTTCTGAGAAAAACCCACCTATTCCGCCTTGCGGGTCTTGCCGTCAAAGCATCATAGAATATGAAACCAAGCAGAATGAGAATATTGATCTTTATTTTGCCAATCTGAATGAAGAGACGATAAAGGTACATTCTATCAAAGATCTTCTTCCATTTTCTTTTGACGGAACTTTCTTATAA
- a CDS encoding TonB-dependent receptor plug domain-containing protein, which yields MDIKRSLVLLFSSYGSFLLAQEKSIDTVYIFDNQMNRVKLFHKVNTITPKDVEKNPTNLSELLRFQSQIYIKENGRGAVSSPSFRGTSAGHTAFVWNGININSNFLGQGDVNNIALFGYDQLEIKAGGGSVLYGSSAIGGSIHLNNNLEFNKGFGASLYSEAASFNTYNNYVKASFSNDKFSFKASGNYSISENDYEVKDKGNTYLNRNGKYHNTTVNIGASYKIASHQTISWQNQMYDGVQHYPIFVENGNKTKYSTQTLRSLIAWDINHNNFANSLKAAYTEDNFQYFGDIDKPKSSGAEGKNYIFKNDFNYFITPKINVNIIGEFQINKGEGYSSGIGNVSRNIGSVSSILRYFTTKDLRFEAGVKKDFVEDITSPVLYSFSGKWHPLSWYNVGLNVSKNFKYPSFNDLYWQPGGNLDLRPETSTNLDMDHEFSTGNFKIVLSPYYMDITDYISWLPTVYGYWSAFNTYKVKLYGLESHLTFTKNFGKHYFTLNAGYTYSKSINQETKKQLMYVPLHKAVGNLDYEYGFIKVFAQGMFNGLTYTTSDEKRSDALDPYFVLNAGIAGTIAKRYTLGFKVNNILNTVYKTVAYYPLPQRNYSLYASINF from the coding sequence ATGGATATAAAAAGATCTTTAGTATTACTTTTTTCATCATATGGTTCTTTTCTTTTAGCACAAGAGAAAAGCATAGATACCGTTTACATTTTTGACAATCAAATGAACAGAGTAAAACTCTTTCATAAAGTCAATACGATCACCCCAAAAGATGTAGAAAAAAATCCTACCAACCTTTCCGAACTTTTGCGGTTTCAGTCTCAAATTTATATTAAAGAAAATGGTCGTGGTGCCGTTTCTTCTCCTTCGTTCAGGGGAACAAGTGCAGGACACACTGCTTTTGTCTGGAACGGAATCAATATCAATTCTAATTTTTTGGGACAAGGAGATGTGAATAATATTGCTTTGTTCGGATATGATCAGTTAGAAATAAAAGCAGGAGGAGGAAGTGTTTTATATGGCAGTTCAGCCATTGGCGGCAGTATTCACTTAAATAATAATCTGGAGTTTAACAAAGGGTTTGGTGCTTCTCTTTATTCCGAGGCAGCTTCTTTCAATACTTACAATAATTATGTAAAAGCATCCTTCAGCAATGATAAATTCAGCTTTAAAGCTTCAGGAAATTATTCGATCAGTGAAAACGACTATGAGGTAAAGGATAAAGGAAATACGTACCTCAACAGAAACGGAAAGTATCATAATACGACCGTCAATATTGGCGCTTCTTATAAAATTGCAAGCCACCAAACAATTTCATGGCAAAATCAAATGTATGACGGTGTTCAGCATTACCCGATTTTTGTAGAAAACGGAAATAAGACCAAATATAGTACGCAAACTTTAAGAAGTTTGATTGCATGGGATATTAATCATAACAATTTCGCCAACAGCCTTAAAGCGGCTTATACCGAAGATAATTTCCAGTATTTTGGAGATATTGACAAGCCAAAATCCAGTGGGGCTGAAGGAAAGAATTATATTTTTAAAAACGACTTTAATTATTTCATCACTCCGAAGATCAATGTTAATATTATCGGAGAATTCCAGATCAATAAAGGGGAAGGCTATAGTTCCGGAATTGGAAATGTAAGCAGAAATATAGGTTCTGTTTCGAGTATTTTAAGATACTTTACCACTAAAGATCTTCGTTTTGAAGCCGGAGTAAAAAAAGACTTTGTAGAAGATATTACTTCTCCCGTTCTGTATTCCTTTTCAGGAAAGTGGCATCCTTTATCGTGGTATAATGTAGGATTAAATGTTTCAAAAAACTTTAAATATCCTTCATTCAACGACCTTTACTGGCAACCGGGCGGGAATCTTGACCTAAGACCGGAAACTTCCACCAATCTGGATATGGATCATGAATTCAGTACCGGAAACTTTAAAATTGTTCTAAGCCCGTATTATATGGACATTACGGATTACATCAGCTGGCTTCCTACTGTATATGGTTATTGGTCAGCTTTCAATACTTACAAAGTAAAATTGTATGGGTTAGAGTCTCATCTTACTTTTACTAAAAACTTCGGAAAACATTATTTCACATTAAATGCAGGTTATACTTATTCAAAATCAATTAATCAGGAAACGAAAAAGCAACTGATGTATGTTCCTCTGCATAAAGCGGTTGGAAATCTTGATTATGAATATGGTTTTATAAAAGTTTTTGCACAAGGAATGTTTAACGGTCTCACTTATACTACAAGTGATGAAAAAAGAAGCGATGCACTGGATCCTTATTTTGTTTTAAATGCGGGAATCGCAGGTACGATCGCAAAAAGATACACTTTAGGTTTTAAGGTCAATAATATTTTAAACACAGTTTATAAAACAGTAGCTTATTATCCTTTACCACAAAGGAATTACAGCCTCTATGCAAGTATAAATTTTTAA